The Bombus pyrosoma isolate SC7728 linkage group LG3, ASM1482585v1, whole genome shotgun sequence genome has a segment encoding these proteins:
- the LOC122565639 gene encoding mitochondrial-processing peptidase subunit alpha: MKMLMQVSQSSLTVVFTKSAIRRKSFCFLKRCDFSSQKVPNNKITRKSIVTPFPPLTKPIPNLPKAIYATAKEEHQVTKVTVLSNGLRVASENRFGQFCTVGVLLDSGPRYEIAYPNGISHFLEKLAFGSTKTYKNKDQIMLALEKHGGICDCQASRDTFVYAASAERRGLDTVVQILGDIVLRPQITEDEINAARQMIRFELESLLTRPEQEPILMDMIHAAAYRNNTLGLPKICPKENIDHIDRKILFEYLKHHYTPHRMVVAGVGVEHEDLVLAVQKYFVEKKSVWEEGEKEQKKNSSISIGKFSNTVDASIAQYTGGYILEECNVPVYAGPSGLPELSHVVIGLEGCSHQDSDFVAMCVLNMMMGGGNSFSAGGPGKGMYTRLYTNVLNRYHWLYSATAYNHAYADTGLFYIHASCTPSHVRDMVEVIVHEMVTMTNNITDNELARAKKQLQSMLLMNLEQRPVVFEDIGRQVLATGSRKRPEYFIQAIDEISKDHVTNVARRLLKSPPSVAARGEVRTVPSIGDIQTGLIDEQGRLPGSRSRLSLFR, translated from the exons ATGAAAATGTTGATGCAAGTATCGCAAAGTTCCTTGACAGTTGTTTTTACTAAAAG TGCAATACGAAGaaaatctttttgttttttaaaaagatgtgACTTTTCCTCCCAGAAGGtacctaataataaaataacacgaaaATCAATTGTTACACCATTTCCTCCATTAACCAAGCCAATACCTAATTTACCTAAAGCAATCTATGCTACTGCTAAAGAAGAACATCAGGTTACTAAAGTAACAGTTTTGTCAAATGGATTAAGAGTTGCCTCTGAAAATCGATTTGGCCAATTTTGTACAGTAGGCG TATTGCTTGATTCTGGTCCTCGATATGAAATTGCATACCCCAATGGTATCTCACATTTCCTAGAAAAGTTGGCATTTGGA TCTACCAAAACGTACAAGAATAAAGACCAGATAATGCTAGCTCTAGAAAAACATGGAGGTATATGTGATTGTCAAGCATCCAGGGATACATTTGTTTATGCAGCATCTGCAGAACGTCGTGGATTGGATACTGTTGTACAAATTTTGGGTGATATTGTTTTAAGGCCTCAAATTACAGAGGATGAG ataaatgcTGCAAGACAGATGATTCGATTTGAGTTGGAATCTTTACTTACAAGGCCAGAACAAGAGCCAATACTTATGGATATGATTCATgcg GCTGCATATAGAAATAATACTCTTGGTCTTCCAAAGATTTGTCCAAAGGAAAATATTGACCatatagatagaaaaatattatttgagtATTTAAAACATCATTACACACCACATAGGATGGTAGTAGCTGGAGTTGGTGTAGAACATGAGGACCTTGTTTTAGCAGTTCAAAa atattttgttgaaaaaaaatCGGTTtgggaagaaggagaaaaagaacaaaagaagaatAGCTCGATATCCataggaaaattttcaaatacagtTGACGCTTCGATTGCTCAGTATACTGGAGGTTACATACTA gaAGAATGTAATGTACCTGTGTATGCAGGACCTAGTGGTCTACCAGAATTATCACATGTAGTAATAGGTTTGGAAGGCTGTTCTCATCAAGATTCAGATTTCGTAGCAATGTGTGTTTTAAATATGATGATGGGTGGTGGTAACAGTTTCAGTGCCGGAGGTCCAGGGAAAGGAATGTATACTCGTCTGTACACGAATGTACTTAATAG GTATCATTGGTTGTATAGTGCAACTGCATACAATCACGCATATGCTGATACAGgtcttttttatattcatgcATCTTGTACACCCTCTCATGTCAGAGACATGGTAGAAGTGATCGTACATGAGATGGTTACTAtgacaaataatattacagaTAACGAGTTAGCG AGAGCAAAGAAGCAATTGCAATCTATGTTACTTATGAATTTGGAACAAAGACCGGTTGTATTTGAAGATATTGGAAGACAAGTTTTAGCCACTGGTTCTAGAAAACGACCAGAATACTTCATACAGGCAATTG aTGAGATATCGAAGGATCATGTAACAAATGTAGCACGTCGTTTACTTAAATCACCACCTAGTGTAGCAGCTCGAGGGGAAGTAAGAACTGTTCCGTCGATCGGAGACATTCAAACTGGATTAATTGACGAACAAGGCAGATTACCTGGTTCCCGTAGTAGATTATCGCTTTTCCGCTAG
- the LOC122565634 gene encoding protein-associating with the carboxyl-terminal domain of ezrin isoform X2, whose protein sequence is MGNEKSALNGLKIDEKPVEITDFWTHYMACVNGYNAQRISVFVSEPSLHYNANFGNPSPLEKAAKSLMLYRHPCILKYVSSWSKGSKFFLATEQVKPLIQSIETQNTLQICMGLYSILRALVFLHEKAFVSHNNLCESSIYVTPEGCWKLGGLECLCKFNDLTSSYLQKIKSYRYEKAISTNEDATITLTNFTTIDVYAFGVLAEDILRQKDPDDVPSLLEFKQFCKENLQNPDPSLRCELSHVLQHPFFTHDFMRIYAFLNELVLKSNKEKEIFFGTLITQLRMFPENIVAEQLGRLLLSRMVLLDTTAQEQLLPFILKPKDGNDNTDSNLFSISTFKVYLVPKLLQMFCIRDVSIRLVLLSYFNSFVHIFQVDELKSQVLPELLVGIKDTNDHLVSATLKALADIVPILGAATVIGGNRGKLFTDGRPNKLKDNKKTKNDINVEFVVPTDSIQKVIDLPERPSPDGGEDKKEITSSIIEEEYTWPDWDIQETADVHARISQSSDAIFQSQSSSNDISILDSTLRITTDAVLNIDKNKTSELKLTKKSADMEPVIKKTQILHIQQPQILSKSVFDIKALNGLETSEENNGWEEDLSDWGTEDVHEIKT, encoded by the exons ATGGGGAATGAGAAAAGTGCCCTTAATGGGCTGAAAATTGACGAAAAACCTGTGGAAATAACTGATTTTTGGACGCATTATATGGCCTGTGTGAATGGTTACAATGCACAAAGGATTTCAGTGTTTGTCAGTGAGCCATCTTTACATTATAATGCAAATTTTGGAAATCCATCGCCCTTAGAGAAAGCTGCAAAG AGTCTAATGTTATATAGACATCCATGTATATTGAAGTACGTTTCTTCATGGTCAAAAGGTAGTAAATTTTTTCTAGCTACTGAACAAGTTAAACCTTTAATTCAATCAATAGAAACCCAGAATACACTGCAAATATGCATGGgcttatatagtattttacGTGCATTGGTTTTTCTTCATGAAAAAGCATTTGTATCTCATAATAATCTTTGCGAAAGTTCTATTTATGTTACACCTGAGGGATGTTGGAAACTTGGAGGTCTGGAATGtctatgtaaatttaatgatttgacttcttcttatttacaaaaaataaaaagctacAGATACGAGAAAGCGATTTCTACTAACGAAGATGCAACTATcactttaacaaattttacaactATTGATGTATATGCATTTGGAGTTTTAGCTGAAGATATATTGAGACAAAAGGATCCAG ATGATGTACCTAGTCTTTTAGAGTTTAAACAGTTCTGTAAAGAAAATCTGCAAAATCCAGATCCTTCTCTAAGGTGCGAACTGTCCCATGTACTACAACATCCATTCTTTACCCATGATTTTATGAGAAtatatgcatttttaaatGAGTTAgtgttaaaaagtaataaggaaaaagaaatattttttgg AACCTTAATAACACAATTAAGAATGTTTCCTGAAAATATTGTAGCTGAACAATTAGGTCGTTTACTTCTTTCAAGAATGGTTTTATTAGATACAACAGCACAAGAACAGCTTTTaccatttatattaaaaccaaaag aTGGAAATGACAATACCGATAGCaacttattttcaatttctacatTTAAGGTCTATTTGGTACCCAAACTATTGCAGATGTTTTGTATAAGAGATGTATCAATACGTTTAGTACTTTTGtcatatttcaattcttttgtGCATATATTTCAAGTAGATGAGTTGAAATCTCAAGTACTTCCTGAATTACTTGTTGGAATTAAAGACACAAATGATCATCTTGTATCTGCAACATTAAAAGCATTAGCTGACATAGTTCCAATCTTAGGCGCTGCCACAGTAATCGGTGGTAATAGAGGGAAGTTATTTACAGATGGACGACCAAATAAACTGAAAGATAACAAGAAAACTAAGAACGATATAAATGTTGAATTCGTGGTTCCTACGGATAGTATTCAAAAAGTAATTGATTTACCTGAAAGGCCATCTCCAGATGGAGgtgaagataaaaaagagattACTTCTTCCATTATCGAAGAAGAATACACGTGGCCTGATTGGGACATACAAGAAACTGCAGACGTGCATGCTCGAATTTCACAGTCTTCCGACGCAATTTTTCAATCTCAGTCCAGTTCCAATGATATTTCGATTTTGGATTCAACATTAAGGATTACTACAGATGCagtattaaatatagataaaaataaaacaagcgaattgaaattaacaaaGAAGTCAGCTG ACATGGAGCCTGTGATAAAGAAGACACAGATTTTACACATACAACAACCacaaatattatcaaaaagtGTATTTGACATAAAAGCTCTAAATGGATTAGAAACATCTGAAGAGAATAATGGCTGGGAAGAGGATTTAAGCGATTGGGGAACAGAAGATGttcatgaaataaaaacttga
- the LOC122565634 gene encoding protein-associating with the carboxyl-terminal domain of ezrin isoform X1, translating into MGNEKSALNGLKIDEKPVEITDFWTHYMACVNGYNAQRISVFVSEPSLHYNANFGNPSPLEKAAKSLMLYRHPCILKYVSSWSKGSKFFLATEQVKPLIQSIETQNTLQICMGLYSILRALVFLHEKAFVSHNNLCESSIYVTPEGCWKLGGLECLCKFNDLTSSYLQKIKSYRYEKAISTNEDATITLTNFTTIDVYAFGVLAEDILRQKDPDDVPSLLEFKQFCKENLQNPDPSLRCELSHVLQHPFFTHDFMRIYAFLNELVLKSNKEKEIFFGTLITQLRMFPENIVAEQLGRLLLSRMVLLDTTAQEQLLPFILKPKDGNDNTDSNLFSISTFKVYLVPKLLQMFCIRDVSIRLVLLSYFNSFVHIFQVDELKSQVLPELLVGIKDTNDHLVSATLKALADIVPILGAATVIGGNRGKLFTDGRPNKLKDNKKTKNDINVEFVVPTDSIQKVIDLPERPSPDGGEDKKEITSSIIEEEYTWPDWDIQETADVHARISQSSDAIFQSQSSSNDISILDSTLRITTDAVLNIDKNKTSELKLTKKSAGIISDISELDIKNSKLIDTCKEEYDYFTDMEPVIKKTQILHIQQPQILSKSVFDIKALNGLETSEENNGWEEDLSDWGTEDVHEIKT; encoded by the exons ATGGGGAATGAGAAAAGTGCCCTTAATGGGCTGAAAATTGACGAAAAACCTGTGGAAATAACTGATTTTTGGACGCATTATATGGCCTGTGTGAATGGTTACAATGCACAAAGGATTTCAGTGTTTGTCAGTGAGCCATCTTTACATTATAATGCAAATTTTGGAAATCCATCGCCCTTAGAGAAAGCTGCAAAG AGTCTAATGTTATATAGACATCCATGTATATTGAAGTACGTTTCTTCATGGTCAAAAGGTAGTAAATTTTTTCTAGCTACTGAACAAGTTAAACCTTTAATTCAATCAATAGAAACCCAGAATACACTGCAAATATGCATGGgcttatatagtattttacGTGCATTGGTTTTTCTTCATGAAAAAGCATTTGTATCTCATAATAATCTTTGCGAAAGTTCTATTTATGTTACACCTGAGGGATGTTGGAAACTTGGAGGTCTGGAATGtctatgtaaatttaatgatttgacttcttcttatttacaaaaaataaaaagctacAGATACGAGAAAGCGATTTCTACTAACGAAGATGCAACTATcactttaacaaattttacaactATTGATGTATATGCATTTGGAGTTTTAGCTGAAGATATATTGAGACAAAAGGATCCAG ATGATGTACCTAGTCTTTTAGAGTTTAAACAGTTCTGTAAAGAAAATCTGCAAAATCCAGATCCTTCTCTAAGGTGCGAACTGTCCCATGTACTACAACATCCATTCTTTACCCATGATTTTATGAGAAtatatgcatttttaaatGAGTTAgtgttaaaaagtaataaggaaaaagaaatattttttgg AACCTTAATAACACAATTAAGAATGTTTCCTGAAAATATTGTAGCTGAACAATTAGGTCGTTTACTTCTTTCAAGAATGGTTTTATTAGATACAACAGCACAAGAACAGCTTTTaccatttatattaaaaccaaaag aTGGAAATGACAATACCGATAGCaacttattttcaatttctacatTTAAGGTCTATTTGGTACCCAAACTATTGCAGATGTTTTGTATAAGAGATGTATCAATACGTTTAGTACTTTTGtcatatttcaattcttttgtGCATATATTTCAAGTAGATGAGTTGAAATCTCAAGTACTTCCTGAATTACTTGTTGGAATTAAAGACACAAATGATCATCTTGTATCTGCAACATTAAAAGCATTAGCTGACATAGTTCCAATCTTAGGCGCTGCCACAGTAATCGGTGGTAATAGAGGGAAGTTATTTACAGATGGACGACCAAATAAACTGAAAGATAACAAGAAAACTAAGAACGATATAAATGTTGAATTCGTGGTTCCTACGGATAGTATTCAAAAAGTAATTGATTTACCTGAAAGGCCATCTCCAGATGGAGgtgaagataaaaaagagattACTTCTTCCATTATCGAAGAAGAATACACGTGGCCTGATTGGGACATACAAGAAACTGCAGACGTGCATGCTCGAATTTCACAGTCTTCCGACGCAATTTTTCAATCTCAGTCCAGTTCCAATGATATTTCGATTTTGGATTCAACATTAAGGATTACTACAGATGCagtattaaatatagataaaaataaaacaagcgaattgaaattaacaaaGAAGTCAGCTGGTATTATATCCGATATTTCAGAgcttgatattaaaaattcaaaattaatagataCTTGTAAAGAAGAATATGATTATTTCACAGACATGGAGCCTGTGATAAAGAAGACACAGATTTTACACATACAACAACCacaaatattatcaaaaagtGTATTTGACATAAAAGCTCTAAATGGATTAGAAACATCTGAAGAGAATAATGGCTGGGAAGAGGATTTAAGCGATTGGGGAACAGAAGATGttcatgaaataaaaacttga
- the LOC122565650 gene encoding 60S ribosomal protein L5 — protein MGFVKVVKNKQYFKRYQVKFRRRREGKTDYYARKRLTIQDKNKYNTPKYRLIVRLSNKDITCQVAYSRIEGDRIVCAAYSHELPKYGIKVGLTNYASAYCTGLLLARRLLKKLGLDTLYTGTTEVTGDEYNVEELDEGPGAFRCYLDTGLMRTTTGARVFGAMKGAVDGGLNIPHSTKRFPGYDSESKSFNADVHRQHIFGQHVANYMRTLEEDDDDAFKRQFSQYIKNGITADSIEGIYKSAHEAIRANPEHTKIVKEKIPVKKRWNRRKLSLAERKNCVAQRKANFLKKLAEVEA, from the exons ATG GGGTTTGTAAAggttgttaaaaataaacagtACTTCAAACGTTACCAAGTTAAGTTCAGAAGGCGACGTGAAGGAAAGACAGATTATTATGCCCGTAAACGATTAACTATtcaggataaaaataaatataatacccCTAAATACAGATTAATTGTACGTCTAtcaaataaagatattactTGTCAG GTTGCATATTCAAGGATCGAAGGAGATAGAATTGTATGTGCAGCATACAGTCATGAACTTCCAAAATATGGCATTAAAGTTGGGCTTACAAATTATGCTTCTGCATATTGCACAGGTCTTCTCTTAGCACGAAGa ttattgaaaaaattaggCCTAGATACCTTGTATACTGGAACAACAGAAGTAACTGGTGATGAATATAACGTTGAAGAATTGGACGAAGGTCCTGGGGCATTCAGATGTTACTTAGATACTGGTCTAATGCGTACAACTACTGGTGCTAGAGTTTTTGGCGCCATGAAAGGTGCTGTTGATGGTGGTCTCAATATTCCACATAG cACCAAGAGGTTTCCTGGGTATGATAGTGAATCAAAATCTTTCAATGCTGATGTTCATCGGCAACACATATTTGGACAACATGTTGCAAACTACATGAGAACATTAGAAGAAGATGATGATGACGCTTTCAAACGACAATTTTCACAGTACATAAAAAATGGTATTACTGCTGATAGT ATTGAGGGTATTTATAAGAGCGCCCATGAAGCTATACGTGCAAATCCAGAACACACAAAGATCGTTAAAGAAAAGATACCGGTGAAAAAGCGATGGAATCGCCGCAAACTTTCTTTAGCAGAAAGGAAAAACTGTGTTGCTCAAAGGAAAGCTAATTTCCTCAAAAAACTGGCGGAAGTGGAAGCTTAG
- the LOC122565634 gene encoding protein-associating with the carboxyl-terminal domain of ezrin isoform X3 → MGNEKSALNGLKIDEKPVEITDFWTHYMACVNGYNAQRISVFVSEPSLHYNANFGNPSPLEKAAKSLMLYRHPCILKYVSSWSKGSKFFLATEQVKPLIQSIETQNTLQICMGLYSILRALVFLHEKAFVSHNNLCESSIYVTPEGCWKLGGLECLCKFNDLTSSYLQKIKSYRYEKAISTNEDATITLTNFTTIDVYAFGVLAEDILRQKDPDDVPSLLEFKQFCKENLQNPDPSLRTLITQLRMFPENIVAEQLGRLLLSRMVLLDTTAQEQLLPFILKPKDGNDNTDSNLFSISTFKVYLVPKLLQMFCIRDVSIRLVLLSYFNSFVHIFQVDELKSQVLPELLVGIKDTNDHLVSATLKALADIVPILGAATVIGGNRGKLFTDGRPNKLKDNKKTKNDINVEFVVPTDSIQKVIDLPERPSPDGGEDKKEITSSIIEEEYTWPDWDIQETADVHARISQSSDAIFQSQSSSNDISILDSTLRITTDAVLNIDKNKTSELKLTKKSAGIISDISELDIKNSKLIDTCKEEYDYFTDMEPVIKKTQILHIQQPQILSKSVFDIKALNGLETSEENNGWEEDLSDWGTEDVHEIKT, encoded by the exons ATGGGGAATGAGAAAAGTGCCCTTAATGGGCTGAAAATTGACGAAAAACCTGTGGAAATAACTGATTTTTGGACGCATTATATGGCCTGTGTGAATGGTTACAATGCACAAAGGATTTCAGTGTTTGTCAGTGAGCCATCTTTACATTATAATGCAAATTTTGGAAATCCATCGCCCTTAGAGAAAGCTGCAAAG AGTCTAATGTTATATAGACATCCATGTATATTGAAGTACGTTTCTTCATGGTCAAAAGGTAGTAAATTTTTTCTAGCTACTGAACAAGTTAAACCTTTAATTCAATCAATAGAAACCCAGAATACACTGCAAATATGCATGGgcttatatagtattttacGTGCATTGGTTTTTCTTCATGAAAAAGCATTTGTATCTCATAATAATCTTTGCGAAAGTTCTATTTATGTTACACCTGAGGGATGTTGGAAACTTGGAGGTCTGGAATGtctatgtaaatttaatgatttgacttcttcttatttacaaaaaataaaaagctacAGATACGAGAAAGCGATTTCTACTAACGAAGATGCAACTATcactttaacaaattttacaactATTGATGTATATGCATTTGGAGTTTTAGCTGAAGATATATTGAGACAAAAGGATCCAG ATGATGTACCTAGTCTTTTAGAGTTTAAACAGTTCTGTAAAGAAAATCTGCAAAATCCAGATCCTTCTCTAAG AACCTTAATAACACAATTAAGAATGTTTCCTGAAAATATTGTAGCTGAACAATTAGGTCGTTTACTTCTTTCAAGAATGGTTTTATTAGATACAACAGCACAAGAACAGCTTTTaccatttatattaaaaccaaaag aTGGAAATGACAATACCGATAGCaacttattttcaatttctacatTTAAGGTCTATTTGGTACCCAAACTATTGCAGATGTTTTGTATAAGAGATGTATCAATACGTTTAGTACTTTTGtcatatttcaattcttttgtGCATATATTTCAAGTAGATGAGTTGAAATCTCAAGTACTTCCTGAATTACTTGTTGGAATTAAAGACACAAATGATCATCTTGTATCTGCAACATTAAAAGCATTAGCTGACATAGTTCCAATCTTAGGCGCTGCCACAGTAATCGGTGGTAATAGAGGGAAGTTATTTACAGATGGACGACCAAATAAACTGAAAGATAACAAGAAAACTAAGAACGATATAAATGTTGAATTCGTGGTTCCTACGGATAGTATTCAAAAAGTAATTGATTTACCTGAAAGGCCATCTCCAGATGGAGgtgaagataaaaaagagattACTTCTTCCATTATCGAAGAAGAATACACGTGGCCTGATTGGGACATACAAGAAACTGCAGACGTGCATGCTCGAATTTCACAGTCTTCCGACGCAATTTTTCAATCTCAGTCCAGTTCCAATGATATTTCGATTTTGGATTCAACATTAAGGATTACTACAGATGCagtattaaatatagataaaaataaaacaagcgaattgaaattaacaaaGAAGTCAGCTGGTATTATATCCGATATTTCAGAgcttgatattaaaaattcaaaattaatagataCTTGTAAAGAAGAATATGATTATTTCACAGACATGGAGCCTGTGATAAAGAAGACACAGATTTTACACATACAACAACCacaaatattatcaaaaagtGTATTTGACATAAAAGCTCTAAATGGATTAGAAACATCTGAAGAGAATAATGGCTGGGAAGAGGATTTAAGCGATTGGGGAACAGAAGATGttcatgaaataaaaacttga